The uncultured Bacteroides sp. genome includes the window TAAACGTCTTTTTAAATAGTTTCACCCATTCTTCTTTTGTCTTGGGATGATTTAGCTCGAGCCATTTTTCAAAAGAGCCGCATTCTTTTTGCAAATGCATGATGGTTTTGGCATTCTCTATAGCTGCGTTTACTTTCAGACGGTTTCGTATAATACCCGGATTGCCGAGCAAGCGCTCTCTGTCTGCCTCTGTATATGCAGCAATCTTTTGAATATCAAAATTGTCGTAAGCTTCTCTGAAAGAAGCCTCTTTTTTCAGAATCGTTTCCCAACTTAATCCTGCCTGATTTATTTCAAGGATTAATCTGCCGAATAACTCATTATCATCGTGTATCGGAAAACCGTAATGATTATCGTGATAGTTTTGATGTAAAGAGCGGCTAGGCTCCTTCATGGTGGGTATATAGTTGCAGTATGACATAATTTATGTAAAATATGATTAATAAGTAATTTAGCTATCTTTTTAATAGCGCTTTCAAGCTTATTGTTTTATTGTTTATCAGTGGATGAGCCCAAAAGCCAATGAAAGTCATGTAACCCACAAAGACAAAGATACTCAACATACCGACACGCAGACTGGTTACATCGGCCAGTAAACTGATGATAAGGGGGCCACCGGCTCCACCCACAATAGCCGAACAAAGGATACCGGCAAACGATCCGTGATTGTTACGTGCAGAGTTCAGCGCCAAAGAGAAGACGATGGAATACATCATCGAGATACTAAAGCCGATTGCAGGGAAG containing:
- a CDS encoding DNA-3-methyladenine glycosylase I; amino-acid sequence: MKEPSRSLHQNYHDNHYGFPIHDDNELFGRLILEINQAGLSWETILKKEASFREAYDNFDIQKIAAYTEADRERLLGNPGIIRNRLKVNAAIENAKTIMHLQKECGSFEKWLELNHPKTKEEWVKLFKKTFKFTGGEIVGEFLMSIGYLPGAHDASCPVYKEIIEEKPMWLK